The following coding sequences are from one Lolium rigidum isolate FL_2022 chromosome 6, APGP_CSIRO_Lrig_0.1, whole genome shotgun sequence window:
- the LOC124660838 gene encoding transcription factor bHLH77-like translates to MNCGPPDQLPPPPPQSFLNLNSWDSSSMDAGRQLDPMTSSPPAANATDAHALHGISPRPHYAGSPPKLNLSMMGQYHPHHYPGGAGLPPTLENLMPIASLDQFLADPGFADRAAARLSGFDARASYGLPDDGPVGALREMELRDDSSVSDPASAGPLKDGNARKRKAAGSKGKGKDSSMSTSAKDLLAKDDSASKRCKSMEEGNAAEENSGKGKAAQSSSENGGKKQGKDGRPVPDPHQDFIHVRARRGEATDSHSLAERVRREKISQRMKLLQDLVPGCNKVVGKAVMLDEIINYVQSLQRQVEFLSMKLATVNPQLDFNNLPNLLAKDMQQSCGPLQSSQHFPLDASGAPLPFMSQPHQGNNNPLGCGMSDGMDDQGSMHPLDPAFCRSMGSQHHFLNGVGDAGSQVGAFWQDLQSVVQMDMGQSQEMATSSNSYDGSLQTVHMKMEL, encoded by the exons ATGAACTGCGGCCCGCCGGaccagctgccgccgccgccgccgcagagctTCCTCAACCTCAACAGCTGGGACAGCTCCTCCATGGACGCAGGGCGCCAGCTCGACCCCATGACCTCCTCCCCGCCCGCCGCCAACGCCACGGACGCCCACGCGCTCCACGGGATCTCGCCGCGCCCGCACTACGCCGGCTCGCCGCCCAAGCTCAACCTCTCCATGATGGGCCAGTACCACCCCCACCACTACCCTGGCGGCGCCGGACTGCCGCCCACGCTGGAGAACTTGATGCCCATAGCCTCCCTggaccagttcctcgccgacccgGGCTTCGccgaccgcgccgccgcgcggCTCTCCGGCTTCGACGCCCGCGCCAGCTACGGCCTCCCGGACGACGGCCCCGTCGGCGCATTGAGGGAGATGGAGCTCCGGGACGACTCCTCGGTCTCCGATCCGGCGTCGGCCGGCCCGCTCAAGGACGGCAATGCGCGCAAGCGGAAGGCCGCCGGCAGCAAGGGGAAAGGCAAGGACAGCTCCATGTCCACCTCCGCCAAGGATCTTCTCGCAAAG GACGATTCGGCGTCGAAGCGTTGTAAATCCATGGAGGAGGGCAACGCCGCGGAGGAGAATTCCGGCAAGGGGAAAGCCGCGCAGAGCAGCAGCGAGAACGGTGGCAAGAAGCAGGGCAAGGACGGCAGGCCCGTCCCCGACCCGCATCAGGACTTCATCCATGTCCGGGCGCGGCGCGGAGAGGCGACGGACAGCCACAGCCTCGCCGAGAGG GTTAGAAGAGAGAAGATCAGCCAGAGGATGAAGCTGCTGCAGGATCTTGTCCCGGGTTGCAACAAG GTGGTAGGCAAGGCTGTGATGCTCGACGAGATCATCAACTACGTGCAATCGTTGCAACGGCAAGTCGAG TTTCTGTCCATGAAGCTGGCGACGGTGAATCCCCAGCTGGACTTCAACAATTTGCCCAACCTCCTTGCTAAAGAT ATGCAGCAGTCATGTGGCCCGTTGCAGAGCTCCCAGCATTTCCCGCTGGACGCCTCAGGTGCACCTCTCCCCTTCATGAGCCAGCCTCACCAGGGGAACAACAACCCACTCGGCTGTGGCATGAGTGACGGCATGGACGATCAGGGCTCCATGCACCCGCTAGACCCGGCGTTCTGCCGGTCAATGGGCTCGCAACATCATtttctcaacggagttggcgacgCCGGCTCTCAG GTTGGGGCATTCTGGCAAGATCTGCAGAGTGTTGTTCAAATGGACATGGGGCAGAGTCAGGAGATGGCCACCTCTTCCAACAGCTACGACG GCTCATTGCAAACGGTCCACATGAAAATGGAGCTTTGA